From one Butyricimonas faecihominis genomic stretch:
- a CDS encoding NAD(P)/FAD-dependent oxidoreductase — protein sequence METMSNIPSKGTKKRVVIVGGGFGGLKLARRLNDRDFQVILLDRNNYHLFQPLLYQVATSGIEPSAISFPFRKIFKRRHDFHVRICTAERVIPQENRLETSIGDVSYDYLVIATGAGTNYFGDQTLAQRTMQLKTTSDALFNRNRMIESFERALNTSNAEERRHWLTFVIVGGGATGIELAGALAEMRKFVLPKDYPELDWNEMRILLVDGGERLLNAFSQKSSEDVIRNLKDMKVEVLLKKFVKEYDGKKLTFVDGEQVVTNNVFWVAGVKASSLEGLPQDIYGRGNRLLVDEFNRIQGMADIFALGDTALMVAENYPNGHPQVVQPSIQQASLLAKNLRHMIKGKPLRPFKYMNKGSMATIGRNDAVAEISGIRFSGFFAWLLWLLVHLMSIVGVKNRLFIFINWMWSYVTYDQSLRLLIKPEVKKSDPF from the coding sequence ATGGAAACAATGAGCAATATTCCTAGTAAAGGAACCAAAAAACGAGTTGTTATTGTGGGTGGTGGCTTTGGAGGGTTGAAATTGGCTCGTCGGTTGAATGACCGGGATTTTCAAGTTATATTATTAGATCGAAATAATTATCACCTTTTCCAGCCTTTGCTGTATCAGGTGGCAACATCGGGAATTGAGCCGAGTGCGATCTCTTTTCCTTTCCGAAAGATTTTCAAGAGACGACATGATTTTCATGTGCGGATATGCACGGCAGAGAGGGTGATCCCGCAGGAGAACCGTTTGGAGACTTCCATCGGGGATGTTTCTTATGATTATTTGGTAATTGCCACAGGGGCAGGAACGAACTATTTCGGGGATCAGACGTTGGCACAACGGACGATGCAATTGAAAACGACGTCGGACGCTTTGTTTAACCGGAACCGGATGATCGAGAGTTTCGAGCGGGCGCTGAACACGTCGAATGCAGAGGAACGGAGACATTGGCTGACGTTCGTGATTGTGGGAGGTGGGGCCACGGGGATCGAGTTGGCAGGGGCTTTGGCAGAAATGAGGAAGTTCGTGTTACCGAAGGATTACCCGGAACTGGATTGGAACGAGATGCGGATTCTCTTGGTAGACGGGGGAGAACGGTTGCTGAACGCTTTTTCACAGAAATCTTCGGAGGACGTTATTCGGAATTTGAAGGATATGAAGGTAGAGGTGCTGTTGAAAAAGTTCGTGAAAGAGTATGACGGAAAAAAATTGACGTTCGTGGATGGTGAACAGGTTGTTACGAACAACGTGTTCTGGGTAGCTGGGGTGAAGGCGAGCAGTCTGGAAGGGTTACCTCAAGATATCTACGGTCGGGGAAATCGTCTTCTCGTGGACGAGTTCAACCGGATACAGGGGATGGCGGATATATTCGCGTTGGGGGATACCGCCTTGATGGTGGCGGAGAACTACCCGAACGGTCACCCGCAAGTTGTGCAGCCTTCCATACAGCAGGCAAGTTTGTTGGCGAAGAATTTACGACACATGATCAAGGGGAAACCCTTGCGTCCTTTTAAATACATGAACAAGGGGTCCATGGCCACGATCGGGAGGAATGATGCCGTGGCAGAGATTTCCGGTATTCGTTTCAGTGGATTTTTTGCATGGTTATTGTGGCTGTTGGTTCACTTGATGAGTATCGTGGGGGTGAAGAACCGGTTGTTTATATTTATCAACTGGATGTGGAGTTACGTGACGTACGATCAGTCATTGCGGTTGTTGATAAAACCCGAGGTGAAAAAAAGCGACCCGTTTTGA
- a CDS encoding bacterioferritin — translation MSRKEKSIELLNKAVADELLAVHQYMYFHFRCDDMGYDLLSGLFKRTAIQEMMHVEQLSERILFLKGEVEMKTSGDVQKIHEPKEMLELATAMEEGSVNDYNAWAQECAANADAVSKKLFETLVAEEEVHQDQYETELDNLEKFGANYLALQSVERSKSVAVGTAPAGE, via the coding sequence ATGAGTAGAAAGGAAAAAAGCATTGAATTATTAAACAAAGCAGTTGCCGACGAATTGCTTGCCGTACACCAGTACATGTATTTTCATTTCCGTTGTGACGATATGGGTTACGACCTGTTGTCCGGGTTATTCAAACGTACCGCCATCCAAGAGATGATGCACGTGGAACAGCTTTCAGAACGTATCTTGTTCTTGAAAGGAGAAGTGGAAATGAAAACCTCCGGGGATGTTCAGAAAATCCACGAACCGAAAGAAATGCTGGAATTGGCCACGGCCATGGAAGAAGGTAGTGTAAACGACTATAACGCTTGGGCTCAAGAATGTGCTGCCAATGCGGATGCCGTATCCAAGAAACTATTCGAAACGCTTGTTGCCGAAGAAGAAGTTCACCAAGATCAGTATGAAACAGAACTGGACAACTTGGAGAAATTCGGAGCCAATTACTTGGCCCTGCAATCTGTTGAACGCAGTAAAAGCGTGGCCGTGGGAACCGCTCCCGCGGGAGAATAA